The genomic window CCATTTGGCTTGGTGTATAGAATTGTACCGCGATGCCTGATCGAAAACCGATTGCGTAATCTTTACTTTAGGTGCCTTACATTCAATTAACATCAGCTTCTCGCCAGCGGTATTGTAAACTAAAATATCACTCCTTTTTTGTAATTGGTTTAGCACCAAACCACCTTCAATCTGGATCAATGTGCGGGGGAATTTCTTTTCCAAAATCAGATTCTGTATAAAATGCTGACGAACCCATTCCTCAGGTGTAAGTACAAGGTGCTTTTTCCTCAACTCATCGAAAATAAAAACCAGATCATCTTTTTGGGTAATTTTAAATGGATAAGGCGGTAGGTTAAGCGGAGTAGGGTTGAACATTTCTCTGTTGGCGGTTTTCGGTGATAGTTTTCGGGTATTTTAGTGCCAATTATGTGCGCAAAATCTACATTGTTTGGCGAAAGGCGTTCTTGCTAGTTTACTACAATTAGGGCATTTATTAAGGAATACTACTTCTGGATTTTGTAATAAAATTCTTTCTGCAACAGTAAGTTCGAATGAATCGTATCCATCTTGCAACAACATTAAGATGTCCTGATCTTCGCTTAGCCAGCCAGCTTTTTTATAAACATTAACTGCCTGTGGGTTGTTTACTTGGCCTGAATCTAAACCCAGCTTAATTATAGAATGGGTATGCCGAATTGCTAACCGCTCTTCTGCAGTAAGAAGATTAGAAAAATAATTCACAATATATTTTGCAGTATCCTGATCCATTTATAAAACCCAGCGGCTTCAAAGGTAGTTAATTTTGATTATGCTATGAAGTCTCGAGTCTTGTATCTCAAATCTCATATCTCTTAAATTATAAACATTTGTCCAAATCGTTAAACCTAAATCGTAATTTTACGGGCAATGACTGCTGCCGAAATTATTAAAGATATTAAAGCCCGAAAATTCAAACCTGTATACCTATTACATGGAGAAGAATCTTATTATATCGATCAAGTAACAGATTATATTGAAGATAAGTTATTGAATGATGCCGAAAAAGGTTTCAATCAGACTGTTTTGTATGGTAAAGATACCGATATGGCTACGGTTTTGGGTGCTGCAAAGCGATACCCGATGATGTCTGATTATCAGGTGGTAATTGTTAAGGAAGCACAGGATTTAAAATGGGGCAAAGAAGATTCGAGCAGTAAAGAGGGCGAATTTGTGCTCAATTATTTTGAAAAACCTTTACCAAGTACCATATTGGTTTTGGCTTTTAAGTATGCAAACTTCGATAAACGAAAAAAAATCTACAAAGCCATTAATAAAAGTGGGCTAATTTTTCAGTCAGATCCTGTCCGCGATTATAAACTGGTACCATGGATTGAAGAATTTATTAAAGATAAAGGTTACAAGATCGATCAGCAGGCATCAGCTTTAATGGCCGAATATTTAGGTACCGACCTTTCTAAAATTGCCAACGAAATCGAAAAGTTAATGCTTAATGTTCCGAAAGAGACAACCATTAATACCGACCTGGTTCAGAAAAACATAGGCATTAGTAAAGAATATAATGTTTTTGAACTGCAGAAGGCACTGGCCATCCGCGATGTGCTGAAATGTAATAAAATTATCAATTACTTCGCCAGCAACCCTAAAGCCAACCCAACAGTAATGGTTTTGGCCAATTTAGGTGGTTACTTCACTAAGCTTCTAAAATACCATTACATCCCAAATAAGGCCGATGCGGCATCAGCTTTGGGCGTGCCTCCATTCTTTATCAAAGATTATGAGGTAGCTGCAAGAAATTACAATACAGGAAAAGTTTTCCAGGTGATTGGTTTACTCCGCGAATACGATTTAAAAAGCAAAGGTTTAGACAGTACCGGAAATGTAGATGATGGCGAGCTGTTAAAAGAGCTTGTTTTCAAGATTGTACACTAAACTTTTATTAGCAGAACAGCATTCTATATTACCTATCAAACGTTTGCGCAATTTTTCTGGATTTTAGTCTCGCCAAATATCGTTATTTTAGAAGTTGATGTCCTGTTTCGGATACTAACCATTTCTAAACACAAATGAAAACGAAAATCCTTTTACTGTTAGTGCTTCAGTGCATTGGGAACTTTATTTATGCCCAATCATTAAAACCTTATAATCTTTCCTTTCCTAAACTCGCCAACAGGTGGGATGAAGCCATGCCCTTGGGGAATGGTATGTTAGGCGTTTTAATCTGGGAAAAGAACAATAAATTACGCCTTTCATTAGATCGTGCCGATTTATGGGATGAACGAAAAGCGCTGGATATTTCGAAGCTTAATTTTAAATGGGTAGAAGAGCAAGTTCACCAAAACAACTATGCTGCCGTTCAAAAAATAGGCGATGAACCTTATGATAACAGTCCATATCCAACCAAATTGCCTGCAGCGGCAATGGAATTTGATATTGCTAAGTTGGGTAAAGTAGTATCGAACGAATTGGATATCGAAACAGCCTTAAATACGGTAAAATTTGAAAATGGAACTATTTTTAACTGTTACATCCATGCAAATCGGCAACGGGGATATTTTAGTTTCGAAAATCTTAAATCTACCGCAATCATACCTAATTTGATTGTACATAATTACGCCAATAATTTAATAGAAAAAGGCGATAACAGCCATTCAGGTGAGGGTTTGCAGAAATTGGGCTATGCAAAAGGAACAGTTACCAATAAGATAAATAGTGTCCGTTACCGTCAGCCTACTTATGATGGACACTATTATGAAGTGTTGGTTCAATGGAAAACAGTGGCTAATGGCAATGTAATCGGTTCCTGGACCATTAGTAATGATAAAACTGCAAAATTACCTGGTATTTCTTCAACAGCGAAAGAGCCAACAGGCTGGGATGCTCATACCAAATGGTGGAAGGATTTCTGGAATAAATCGAATATCGCTGTTCCGGATCAGCTTATTCAAAAACAATACTATTTAGAAATGTATAAATTGGGCTGTGTAGCCAGAAAAGGCGCACCGGCCATAACTTTACAAGCCGTTTGGACGGCCGATAATGGCAGCTTACCACCCTGGAAAGGCGATTTTCACAATGATTTAAATACCCAATTGAGTTATTGGCCAACATATAGCGCTAACCGCCTGGCCGAAGGAGCCACTTTTACCGATTGGCTATGGAAAATCAGAAAAAGTAACCTGATCTATACCAAACAGTATTTTGGTGTTGAAGGCTTAAATGTTCCAGGTGTAGTCACTTTGAATGGTGACCCAATGG from Flavobacterium sp. W4I14 includes these protein-coding regions:
- a CDS encoding hypothetical protein (product_source=COG4748; cath_funfam=1.10.287.130; cog=COG4748; pfam=PF13588; superfamily=52113): MFNPTPLNLPPYPFKITQKDDLVFIFDELRKKHLVLTPEEWVRQHFIQNLILEKKFPRTLIQIEGGLVLNQLQKRSDILVYNTAGEKLMLIECKAPKVKITQSVFDQASRYNSIHQAKWIVLTNGLQHVYAKMDLEKGKFNFVQEMPEYLGL
- a CDS encoding hypothetical protein (product_source=Hypo-rule applied; superfamily=57889) — protein: MDQDTAKYIVNYFSNLLTAEERLAIRHTHSIIKLGLDSGQVNNPQAVNVYKKAGWLSEDQDILMLLQDGYDSFELTVAERILLQNPEVVFLNKCPNCSKLARTPFAKQCRFCAHNWH
- a CDS encoding DNA polymerase-3 subunit delta (product_source=KO:K02340; cath_funfam=1.10.8.60; cog=COG1466; ko=KO:K02340; pfam=PF06144; superfamily=48019,52540; tigrfam=TIGR01128) is translated as MTAAEIIKDIKARKFKPVYLLHGEESYYIDQVTDYIEDKLLNDAEKGFNQTVLYGKDTDMATVLGAAKRYPMMSDYQVVIVKEAQDLKWGKEDSSSKEGEFVLNYFEKPLPSTILVLAFKYANFDKRKKIYKAINKSGLIFQSDPVRDYKLVPWIEEFIKDKGYKIDQQASALMAEYLGTDLSKIANEIEKLMLNVPKETTINTDLVQKNIGISKEYNVFELQKALAIRDVLKCNKIINYFASNPKANPTVMVLANLGGYFTKLLKYHYIPNKADAASALGVPPFFIKDYEVAARNYNTGKVFQVIGLLREYDLKSKGLDSTGNVDDGELLKELVFKIVH
- a CDS encoding alpha-L-fucosidase 2 (product_source=KO:K15923; ko=KO:K15923; pfam=PF14498; superfamily=48208); its protein translation is MKTKILLLLVLQCIGNFIYAQSLKPYNLSFPKLANRWDEAMPLGNGMLGVLIWEKNNKLRLSLDRADLWDERKALDISKLNFKWVEEQVHQNNYAAVQKIGDEPYDNSPYPTKLPAAAMEFDIAKLGKVVSNELDIETALNTVKFENGTIFNCYIHANRQRGYFSFENLKSTAIIPNLIVHNYANNLIEKGDNSHSGEGLQKLGYAKGTVTNKINSVRYRQPTYDGHYYEVLVQWKTVANGNVIGSWTISNDKTAKLPGISSTAKEPTGWDAHTKWWKDFWNKSNIAVPDQLIQKQYYLEMYKLGCVARKGAPAITLQAVWTADNGSLPPWKGDFHNDLNTQLSYWPTYSANRLAEGATFTDWLWKIRKSNLIYTKQYFGVEGLNVPGVVTLNGDPMGGWIQYSLSPTVSAWTSQHFYWQWKYSMDDRFLKRRAYPYIHEAATYLENITSLKDGKRSLPLSSSPEYNDNSIKAWFLNWTNYDLSLAKFLFKAAAEVSKAKGNINESTHWTEVLKQLPDYEINETGFTIAPGSDLTSSHRHFSQYMAIYPLDLLDVNHEQDKTIIDNSLKRLEEIGTRAWCGYSFSWMASIYARAYQADKAVKQLEIFASNFCSPNSFHLNGDQKGGQYSDFTYRPFTLEGNFAFAQGVQELLLQSRNGYIQAFPAVPKSWKDVAFNNLRAEGAFLVSGNKENGVPTKVKVYAENAGILRIKLPFKTYVVRDLPAGSVKMGDDGIAEVNLKKRQTIVFENGYE